GTCGACCTCATCCCCGAAAACGACTACAACCTCTACACCTGCGACCCCTGGAACCCCAAGCACGTCTCGGTCGCCATGAACaagtttgggtacaagtaagtGGTGGGGGTGAgatggggggggacaccccagTGGCCGGCCCCACCGCCGCCTGGCTCAGCCGCTGGGGTGTCCCCGCAGCCTGCCCTACTCGCAGTACTTCGGGGGGGTCTCTGCTCTCACCCCGGACCAGTACATGAAGATCAACGGCTTCCCCAACGAGTACTGGGGCTGGGGCGGTGAGGACGACGACATTGCCACCAGGTAGGACGTGGCGCGGTGCTGTCCCTCCCTCGCTACCAGGAAAAGcgatgtccccgtgtccctgcgTCCCATTTCCTCATGGGGACAAAGCGTGGGGGTGGCTTTGCCAGCACGCTGGCGGGTGGCCAGGCTGCACGGGTGTGCCCGAGCATCCTGGTGACGTGGGGACTGCCGCAGGGTGCGCCTGGCTGGCATGAAGATCGTCCGGCCGCCCGTCTCCATCGGCCACTACAAGATGGTGAAGCACAAAGGGGACAAAGGCAACGAGGAGAACCCGCACAGGTGGGGAGCGGGCTCGGGACGGGCACGGggccacccatgggtgccggTGGGTGTGCTGGGGGGTGCAGGGTGACAGCCCCGCTGTCCCCGCAGGTTCGACCTGCTGATCCGCACGCAGCGGATGTGGACGCAGGACGGGATGAACTCCCTCACCTACACGCTGCTGGCCAAGCACCTGCACCCCCTCTACACCAACCTGACCGTGGACATCGGCAGCGACCCCCGCGCCGGCCGAAGCCGCCAGGGCCCCGGACGCGAGGGACAGAGGTACCGCAACAGCAACAGCCCCTTCCGGGAGGAGATGCTGCGCAagctgccggggctgggggacCTCAGGCTGGCCCTGTCCCCGCGGCTGCCCACCGCGGCCAACGGCACCCAGGGCACCGCCGGCTCTGCCGGGGGGGTCACCCAGCGCAGCCGCGAGGTGAccggggctggtggcagcccggctggggcagaggggacccttcccacACACCACGGGTACAACCAGAGCTGGCCGCCGGGCCCCCGTTAGCCCCCGCCGTGAGGACTGTTGGTTGGGAACCGGCACCGTGAtggggggccccccccccccgccccgggcaCGCACCGGCTGCCAGGGCCGGCTCGTGCTGTTGCCTTGCTGGAGAGACTGTGGGGAGCAGCGAGCACGGAGCAGCCCGGGGAGCTGccggctgcagggctggtgcctggtggaggggggggagccCCTCAGAAataggggatgggggagagccggggggctctggggccAGGCTCGGCCCCCCCTCCCCGGAGGCTTGCAGGTGCCTGGAGAGAGTCGCAGGCTCCGCTGCTGGTGTGCGgttatttattctatttatgAGCTGCTCCCTGGGCCTTTATAAGGggttttccattaaaaaaacaacactttgtcctactgctgctgcctgctgggacGGGGAGAGCCGGGacgggccccccccccggggggagctcagccccccaggagctgccccacggccgCTTTGGCGCTGGCGATGCAGTCGTTGACGGAGACCCCGGCGTAGGAGGCGCCCACGAGGCTGAGGGGCAGCCGCTGCTCCGCCAGGAACCGGCTGATGCGCTCTGcgggacggacagacggacggtGGCAGCctctgtgtgtcccccccccgtgtccccacgtcccccctgtgtccctgtccccagccttACCCATCCGCTGCCAGTGGCCCAGCGTGTACTGGGGGATGCAGGCCTGCAGAAGGAGCAGCCGGTGAGCCCCAGGACCCCCTGGTACCCCCCCTGAcaccccccaagacccccaaaCTCCGTCACCCACCTGCTGCACCCTGACGATGCTGCGTGCCGGtgccacctccagccccagctgctcctgcgcCGCTGCCTGCGCCCGCTGCAGCAGCATGGCCGGGGTCACCGCCGCTGGGTCCCCGAAAGCTTGCGTGAACCAGGCGCCCCCCAGCATCACCTGCGGCAGAAACAGGGGTCCCGTGAGCCCCCCCTCGGtatttccccctcccctttatTCCCCCGGGGGCCCTCACCCACCGTCAGCCGCACCGAAGCCGGCCCCGCGCCGTCGTGCTGCGGGAAGGCCACCGAGTCGTAGACGATGCCCAGGAGGGAGTCATCCTCGGAGGAAGGCACCAGGTGCCCGAAACCCTttaggggggaggagaggagtgaacaagggggtggggggggctgggggggggtcctgggtgcAGGGCTCTCACCGTGACGGGCAGCGTGACGCCCTCGTACTGCAGGTTCACCACGGCCACGGCCACCGTGGGGATTTGCCGCAGCTCCTGCGCCAGGGGCTCGGCCTCGGCCGGCAGCGCCTCCGCCAGGGCTGGAAGCAGAgtttggggaggatttggggggattcaggtggattttggggtgtttggggagccccagcacccaccTGCGGCTGGGAGGGCGCTGATGATGTGGTCGGCTGTCACGGTGCCGTCTGCCAGGGTGagctggggggagagggaaagggggtGCTGACCCcagggggtttgggggtccTGGCACCCCCAAATGGCTCCCCCAAAAGCCATGGGGTGAGCCTGGGGGTTGCCCAGGGGGTCCCAGCCACTGTAATTGGAGGTGAAATGTCCTGGAGTCCCCAAACCTTGGGGAAAGAGCCATGGGGTCccagcccccaccccaaataCAAGgaggggacccccccaaattaTGGGACAGGACCAGGGGGATCCCAGCACCCCCAAATTACAGGGCATAAACCCAGGgctcccagcacctccctgaGCCAGCACCCTGACCCTCGTGCCACCCCGGGAGGGGACAGGAACCAAATTTTTTGGGACAGAGAGCCCCCCCGAAGGAACGAGGACCCCTCCCCGAGGTCAGCGGGGGTCCCTACCTGCCAGCGGCCGTCGTGGCGGCGCCGCAGGCTGCGCAGGGGCGCGTGGCAGCGCAGCTCCACGCCGCGGGGGCGCAGGAAGGCGGCGAGTGCCTCGGGCAGCGTCTCCATCCCGCGCCGCAGCGACCACTGGCTCCAGCGCTCGGCGCGCGCCCGCCGGCTCAGCCCCGACTCAGCACCACGCTCCTGCCCTGCGGGGACACAGCACCTCGGGCACCGTGCCACCGGGGTCACCCCCATGTCCCTTCCCATGTCCTAGCGGTGTCCCTGCACCGGGGGTGTCCCCTCATGCCATAGTGGCAGCACCAGGGTGTCCCCTTGGTGTCCCCTCATGCCATGGTGGTGGCACCAGGGTGTCCCCACGTGCCATAACGGTGGCACCAGGGTGTCCGAGCACCACACCGTCCGCCTGGGCTGTCCCCTCAGTGTCCCCACATGCCCTGGGGGCAGCATTCGGTGTCCCCTCGGTGTCCCCACCCCGTCTCTCACCCCCTCCCAgcgccagccccagcagcacggaGCGCCGGCGCCGCTCGGCGTGGAAGAGCGCGGGGAAGCAGGAGCGGACGCTGAGCTGCCGGCAGTCCCCGGCGAACACCCCCCGGCACAGGCTGTCCACCGCGATGTCGGCCACCTGGGGGGGGGTGACAAAGGCAGGACGGGGTGAGGCAGCCCCTGATAAGCCCCCCCCGGGTGTTATCACCCCCTGCAGGCACCCACCTCCTGGCCGAAGCGGCGGCGGGCGAAGGCGTGGACGCTCTCATCGGGATCCTTCCCCGCTGGGGCCAGCAGATCCCGCAGCCCGCTCCACAGCAGCGCCCGCGAGAAGGGGGGCACCGGGCGAAACAGCCCCCTGGGGACGTGGGGAGGGGGGTGTCAGGGGATGGGAGCCCCCCTGGGGGGGGTGGTgggaagggtttgggggggtggCACCTACCCCAAACCCGAGGGCAGCTTGTGCAGGGCGCCGGCGGAGTAGAGGAAGCGGTGCCTGGAGGCCGGGTGGTCCCCGGGGACGGGCAGGACCTCGCTCTCCAGGcccagctctgagatctgtggggacacggggaggatggggacagggacagggacaggacccccccccgggacccccccagatGCCAGCACCAAGCTGGAGACCCCGCAGGACCCAACCAGGGA
This Anas platyrhynchos isolate ZD024472 breed Pekin duck chromosome 26, IASCAAS_PekinDuck_T2T, whole genome shotgun sequence DNA region includes the following protein-coding sequences:
- the B4GALT3 gene encoding beta-1,4-galactosyltransferase 3, producing MLRRLLERPCTLALLVGCQFAFVAYFSLGGFRNLTSLFGRAAGPVFDYTRTHDVYANFSRLQPPAARLDADPAQPPPYCPERSPFLVGPLTVSFSRVPTLEQIRAKNPAVQPGGRYQPAACEARARTAVIVPYRNRESHLGYLLYYLHPFLQRQQLQYGIYLVHQAGNGTFNRAKLLNVGVKEALKDEEWDCLFLHDVDLIPENDYNLYTCDPWNPKHVSVAMNKFGYNLPYSQYFGGVSALTPDQYMKINGFPNEYWGWGGEDDDIATRVRLAGMKIVRPPVSIGHYKMVKHKGDKGNEENPHRFDLLIRTQRMWTQDGMNSLTYTLLAKHLHPLYTNLTVDIGSDPRAGRSRQGPGREGQRYRNSNSPFREEMLRKLPGLGDLRLALSPRLPTAANGTQGTAGSAGGVTQRSREVTGAGGSPAGAEGTLPTHHGYNQSWPPGPR
- the PPOX gene encoding protoporphyrinogen oxidase, whose product is MPRTVAVLGGGISGLAACYHLARAPQPPKVVLLEASGRLGGWLQSTRTEDGAVFEHGPRGVRPGGAVGTDTLHMISELGLESEVLPVPGDHPASRHRFLYSAGALHKLPSGLGGLFRPVPPFSRALLWSGLRDLLAPAGKDPDESVHAFARRRFGQEVADIAVDSLCRGVFAGDCRQLSVRSCFPALFHAERRRRSVLLGLALGGGQERGAESGLSRRARAERWSQWSLRRGMETLPEALAAFLRPRGVELRCHAPLRSLRRRHDGRWQLTLADGTVTADHIISALPAAALAEALPAEAEPLAQELRQIPTVAVAVVNLQYEGVTLPVTGFGHLVPSSEDDSLLGIVYDSVAFPQHDGAGPASVRLTVMLGGAWFTQAFGDPAAVTPAMLLQRAQAAAQEQLGLEVAPARSIVRVQQACIPQYTLGHWQRMERISRFLAEQRLPLSLVGASYAGVSVNDCIASAKAAVGQLLGG